One genomic window of Magnolia sinica isolate HGM2019 chromosome 3, MsV1, whole genome shotgun sequence includes the following:
- the LOC131238693 gene encoding dirigent protein 18-like, with protein sequence MSNQASPPFIPLLVLLIILHVAQIIAVDNTAGTSAGPTEDHHPDSTLELYMHDILGGSGPTARPITGLLGNIYNGQIPFARPLGFIPPKGGVPLPNANGAIPTVNGNNGVPLGTGLAGTTFMGTSNGPTVSNQAQLGPDGLGLGFGTITVIDDVLTMGPDLGSQAVGKAQGVYVASSADGATQMMAFTAMIEGGEYGDSLNFFGVYKIGSATSHLSVTGGTGKFKNACGFAEVRSLFPSGQHVMDGTETLLRITVHLTY encoded by the coding sequence ATGTCCAATCAAGCATCACCACCGTTCATTCCCCTCCTTGTGCTCCTCATTATACTCCACGTGGCACAGATCATCGCCGTTGATAACACTGCTGGAACCTCAGCAGGCCCCACAGAGGACCACCATCCTGACTCCACTCTAGAGTTGTACATGCACGACATTCTTGGGGGCAGTGGGCCCACAGCCAGGCCCATAACTGGCTTGCTAGGGAACATCTACAACGGTCAGATCCCCTTCGCCAGGCCCCTTGGATTCATCCCTCCAAAAGGTGGGGTCCCACTTCCCAATGCCAACGGTGCAATCCCCACCGTCAATGGCAATAACGGTGTCCCCTTGGGAACTGGGCTAGCCGGGACAACTTTCATGGGGACCTCAAATGGGCCGACTGTGTCCAATCAGGCCCAGTTAGGACCCGACGGTCTAGGGCTGGGATTCGGTACAATCACGGTCATTGATGATGTGCTGACCATGGGACCTGATCTAGGGTCCCAGGCAGTCGGAAAGGCTCAGGGTGTCTACGTGGCCAGCTCTGCTGATGGGGCCACACAGATGATGGCATTCACGGCCATGATCGAGGGTGGGGAATACGGCGATAGCCTGAATTTCTTCGGAGTCTATAAGATCGGGAGTGCCACGTCACATTTATCGGTGACCGGCGGCACCGGCAAGTTCAAGAATGCATGTGGGTTCGCCGAGGTCCGATCGCTGTTTCCATCTGGCCAGCATGTAATGGACGGCACAGAGACATTGCTGAGGATCACCGTCCATCTCACCTACTAA
- the LOC131240648 gene encoding uncharacterized protein LOC131240648 isoform X1, with product MNNLKSKKVHDFEKPFPGCMGRMVNFFDLGPGMAGNRLLTDRAHRDGAPLPRGQVHAKKVVEPNGDHIEDKPVQFWGMQAAYESKSSSNKKSNGTPMKMLIAQEMSKETESKHQPPSVVARLMGLDGLPAQQPASTAQRSMPEGFLRTASIKPGLVRRYRHQENVLLDEQMPDFHLSQASAQEQPEYKDVGDVWQQSYVKDQPQQNGRYNENSSEKKMALVRQKFIEAKRLSTDEKLRQSKEFQDALEVLSSNRDLFLKFLQEPNSLFSKQEPNFSKYLYELQSIPPSPPTNRITVLKPSKSVEMNGCVGSDTKTEMQIKKQQQLAEENQWDKNKHSWTSSFAHQKADNSQPTRIVVLKPSPGKTHDIKAVASSPTSLPRMLHDKDLYIDAGTDESRGSREIAKEITRQMRESLSSRGDEVLVSSVLSNGYVGDESSFNRSENEYLQEENLSDSEIMTPTSRHSWDYINRYSSPYSSSSFSRASYSPESSVTREAKKRLSERLAMMTSTGNSQEQRQVRRSSSTLGEMLALPDKKNVRSGKEGNGGPSTSSSRSYGGEKELRGPLACLSGSGNREEGMEDSPRNLSRSRSVPVSSTAYGKVGLSDEVPDPKISKSIVQKEVAKPKSGKSSFKGKVSSLFFSRNKKPSKEKSVPFPSVGVQVESQSSAAGTPEILPDAKQLSVGSISGDIPECASDGGFGEGHALNLVGSSSSASILVGPKLSTCSSEAVLSLAKPRAPENASENQDQPSPISILEAPFEDDFNTPQSSENVNEDYCSEPSARLHHKSGLAAKSPLISVTRSLSWDDNVSETATTTYPLKPSSTTKPSAVASNTEEEERERFLFVQSLLSAAGLDHKKPDTVFSRWHSAASPLDPLLLEQCMDWKEEDEEQQPNEARRRKRRLDRWLLFDCVNAALVDMLGSGTDENSPGSMDLCRKSAPPGGTVAEQVWGRVREWVLGETRWFSEESETSMVVEEMVRKEVVERGWGELMRVEVDGLGREMERKLIEELLEEMLVELTCAL from the exons ATGAACAATCTTAAGAGCAAGAAGGTCCATGATTTTGAGAAGCCGTTTCCCGGATGTATGGGAAGAATGGTTAACTTTTTCGACTTGGGCCCGGGAATGGCTGGAAACAGGCTGCTTACGGACAGAGCACATCGAGATG GTGCTCCACTTCCAAGAGGTCAGGTGCATGCTAAAAAGGTGGTCGAACCCAATGGTGATCACATAGAGGATAAACCA GTGCAATTTTGGGGCATGCAGGCAGCATATGAGTCAAAGAGTTCTTCAAACAAGAAATCAAATGGAACGCCCATGAAGATGCTTATAGCCCAAGAAATGTCGAAAGAAACAGAGTCTAAGCATCAGCCACCTAGTGTTGTTGCTAGGTTGATGGGGCTTGATGGCTTGCCGGCTCAGCAACCAGCTTCAACTGCACAAAGAAGCATGCCAGAAGGCTTTTTGCGAACTGCTTCTATTAAGCCTGGGTTGGTGCGGAGATATCGGCATCAAGAAAATGTCCTCCTGGATGAGCAAATGCCCGATTTCCATCTGTCTCAGGCTAGTGCCCAGGAGCAGCCAGAATATAAAGACGTGGGTGATGTCTGGCAGCAATCATATGTCAAAGATCAACCACAGCAGAATGGGAGATATAATGAGAACTCAAGTGAGAAAAAGATGGCACTTGTTCGCCAAAAGTTCATTGAAGCAAAACGTCTATCAACAGATGAAAAGCTTCGTCAGTCGAAGGAGTTCCAAGATGCACTCGAGGTCCTGAGCTCAAACAGAGATTTATTTCTCAAGTTCCTTCAAGAACCGAATTCCCTGTTCTCAAAGCAAGAACCGAATTTCTCAAAGTATCTCTACGAACTTCAGTCTATTCCTCCATCCCCTCCGACGAACCGTATTACAGTACTGAAGCCATCAAAGTCTGTGGAAATGAATGGGTGTGTTGGTTCGGATACGAAGACTGAAATGCAGATAAAGAAACAACAACAGTTGGCTGAAGAAAATCAATGGGACAAGAACAAGCATAGCTGGACTTCTTCCTTTGCTCATCAGAAGGCTGATAACTCCCAGCCAACGAGGATTGTGGTTTTAAAGCCTAGCCCTGGAAAGACCCACGATATCAAGGCTGTTGCCTCTTCCCCGACCTCATTACCAAGAATGCTACACGATAAAGATTTGTATATAGATGCAGGAACTGATGAATCGAGAGGATCAAGAGAAATAGCAAAGGAGATCACGCGCCAGATGCGAGAAAGCCTTAGTAGCCGGGGGGATGAAGTTTTGGTTTCGTCTGTGTTATCAAATGGGTATGTCGGCGATGAAAGCTCATTCAATAGGTCGGAAAATGAGTACTTACAAGAGGAAAATCTCAGCGATTCAGAGATTATGACACCAACGTCAAGACATTCTTGGGACTACATCAACAGATACAGCAGTCCGTATTCATCATCTTCCTTCAGTCGGGCATCCTATTCGCCAGAGTCATCGGTCACTAGAGAAGCTAAGAAGCGGCTTTCAGAGCGGCTGGCAATGATGACATCAACTGGGAATAGTCAAGAGCAACGACAAGTCCGGAGAAGCTCTAGCACATTAGGTGAGATGCTCGCTCTTCCAGATAAGAAGAATGTAAGATCTGGTAAAGAGGGCAATGGAGGGCCCAGCACCTCCAGCAGCAGGTCATATGGTGGAGAAAAAGAACTGAGGGGTCCACTGGCCTGCTTGTCTGGTAGTGGGAACAGGGAGGAGGGTATGGAAGATTCTCCTAGAAATCTATCAAGGTCGAGGTCTGTCCCGGTATCATCTACAGCATATGGAAAGGTTGGGTTGAGTGATGAAGTTCCTGATCCCAAAATCAGCAAGTCCATTGTTCAAAAGGAGGTAGCAAAGCCAAAGAGTGGGAAGTCATCATTCAAGGGAAAGGTTTCGAGTTTATTCTTCTCCAGGAATAAGAAACCTAGTAAAGAGAAATCTGTTCCATTTCCTTCTGTCGGAGTTCAAGTCGAATCGCAGTCTTCTGCTGCTGGAACACCAGAGATTCTCCCTGATGCAAAGCAGCTATCTGTCGGTTCGATAAGTGGGGATATTCCAGAATGTGCTAGCGATGGTGGCTTTGGAGAAGGGCATGCACTCAATCTGGTAGGATCATCATCTTCAGCTTCCATCTTGGTGGGACCGAAACTGAGCACTTGCTCTTCTGAG GCAGTTTTATCTTTGGCGAAACCCCGTGCACCTGAAAATGCAAGTGAGAACCAGGACCAGCCAAGTCCCATTTCAATTTTAGAAGCACCATTTGAAGATGATTTCAACACTCCACAATCCTCTGAAAATGTCAATGAAGACTACTGTTCAG AACCATCTGCGCGTCTCCACCACAAATCTGGATTAGCTGCCAAATCTCCTTTGATATCAGTCACACGTTCCCTTTCATGGGATGATAATGTCTCGGAAACTGCCACAACAACGTATCCATTGAAACCATCGAGCACAACAAAACCATCGGCAGTTGCCTCCAACACGGAGGAGGAAGAACGTGAAAGATTTTTGTTCGTCCAGTCATTACTCTCAGCAGCTGGTTTAGATCATAAGAAGCCCGACACAGTGTTTTCCAGATGGCATTCGGCAGCGAGCCCGTTGGACCCATTGTTGCTGGAACAATGCATGGACtggaaagaagaagatgaggagCAGCAGCCGAATGAGGCAAGGCGCCGGAAACGGAGGTTGGACAGGTGGCTTCTATTCGACTGTGTAAATGCGGCCCTGGTGGATATGTTGGGCTCTGGAACAGATGAGAACAGCCCCGGGTCAATGGATCTCTGCAGGAAGTCAGCCCCACCAGGGGGGACAGTGGCGGAGCAAGTGTGGGGAAGAGTGAGGGAGTGGGTTTTAGGGGAGACAAGGTGGTTTTCCGAGGAAAGTGAGACAAGCATGGTGGTGGAGGAGATGGTGAGGAAGGAGGTGGTGGAGAGAGGGTGGGGGGAGCTGATGAGGGTAGAGGTAGATGGGTTGGGAAGGGAGATGGAGAGGAAATTGATTGAGGAGCTGTTAGAAGAGATGCTGGTTGAATTGACTTGTGCTTTGTAA
- the LOC131240648 gene encoding uncharacterized protein LOC131240648 isoform X2, whose translation MNNLKSKKVHDFEKPFPGCMGRMVNFFDLGPGMAGNRLLTDRAHRDGAPLPRGQVHAKKVVEPNGDHIEDKPAAYESKSSSNKKSNGTPMKMLIAQEMSKETESKHQPPSVVARLMGLDGLPAQQPASTAQRSMPEGFLRTASIKPGLVRRYRHQENVLLDEQMPDFHLSQASAQEQPEYKDVGDVWQQSYVKDQPQQNGRYNENSSEKKMALVRQKFIEAKRLSTDEKLRQSKEFQDALEVLSSNRDLFLKFLQEPNSLFSKQEPNFSKYLYELQSIPPSPPTNRITVLKPSKSVEMNGCVGSDTKTEMQIKKQQQLAEENQWDKNKHSWTSSFAHQKADNSQPTRIVVLKPSPGKTHDIKAVASSPTSLPRMLHDKDLYIDAGTDESRGSREIAKEITRQMRESLSSRGDEVLVSSVLSNGYVGDESSFNRSENEYLQEENLSDSEIMTPTSRHSWDYINRYSSPYSSSSFSRASYSPESSVTREAKKRLSERLAMMTSTGNSQEQRQVRRSSSTLGEMLALPDKKNVRSGKEGNGGPSTSSSRSYGGEKELRGPLACLSGSGNREEGMEDSPRNLSRSRSVPVSSTAYGKVGLSDEVPDPKISKSIVQKEVAKPKSGKSSFKGKVSSLFFSRNKKPSKEKSVPFPSVGVQVESQSSAAGTPEILPDAKQLSVGSISGDIPECASDGGFGEGHALNLVGSSSSASILVGPKLSTCSSEAVLSLAKPRAPENASENQDQPSPISILEAPFEDDFNTPQSSENVNEDYCSEPSARLHHKSGLAAKSPLISVTRSLSWDDNVSETATTTYPLKPSSTTKPSAVASNTEEEERERFLFVQSLLSAAGLDHKKPDTVFSRWHSAASPLDPLLLEQCMDWKEEDEEQQPNEARRRKRRLDRWLLFDCVNAALVDMLGSGTDENSPGSMDLCRKSAPPGGTVAEQVWGRVREWVLGETRWFSEESETSMVVEEMVRKEVVERGWGELMRVEVDGLGREMERKLIEELLEEMLVELTCAL comes from the exons ATGAACAATCTTAAGAGCAAGAAGGTCCATGATTTTGAGAAGCCGTTTCCCGGATGTATGGGAAGAATGGTTAACTTTTTCGACTTGGGCCCGGGAATGGCTGGAAACAGGCTGCTTACGGACAGAGCACATCGAGATG GTGCTCCACTTCCAAGAGGTCAGGTGCATGCTAAAAAGGTGGTCGAACCCAATGGTGATCACATAGAGGATAAACCA GCAGCATATGAGTCAAAGAGTTCTTCAAACAAGAAATCAAATGGAACGCCCATGAAGATGCTTATAGCCCAAGAAATGTCGAAAGAAACAGAGTCTAAGCATCAGCCACCTAGTGTTGTTGCTAGGTTGATGGGGCTTGATGGCTTGCCGGCTCAGCAACCAGCTTCAACTGCACAAAGAAGCATGCCAGAAGGCTTTTTGCGAACTGCTTCTATTAAGCCTGGGTTGGTGCGGAGATATCGGCATCAAGAAAATGTCCTCCTGGATGAGCAAATGCCCGATTTCCATCTGTCTCAGGCTAGTGCCCAGGAGCAGCCAGAATATAAAGACGTGGGTGATGTCTGGCAGCAATCATATGTCAAAGATCAACCACAGCAGAATGGGAGATATAATGAGAACTCAAGTGAGAAAAAGATGGCACTTGTTCGCCAAAAGTTCATTGAAGCAAAACGTCTATCAACAGATGAAAAGCTTCGTCAGTCGAAGGAGTTCCAAGATGCACTCGAGGTCCTGAGCTCAAACAGAGATTTATTTCTCAAGTTCCTTCAAGAACCGAATTCCCTGTTCTCAAAGCAAGAACCGAATTTCTCAAAGTATCTCTACGAACTTCAGTCTATTCCTCCATCCCCTCCGACGAACCGTATTACAGTACTGAAGCCATCAAAGTCTGTGGAAATGAATGGGTGTGTTGGTTCGGATACGAAGACTGAAATGCAGATAAAGAAACAACAACAGTTGGCTGAAGAAAATCAATGGGACAAGAACAAGCATAGCTGGACTTCTTCCTTTGCTCATCAGAAGGCTGATAACTCCCAGCCAACGAGGATTGTGGTTTTAAAGCCTAGCCCTGGAAAGACCCACGATATCAAGGCTGTTGCCTCTTCCCCGACCTCATTACCAAGAATGCTACACGATAAAGATTTGTATATAGATGCAGGAACTGATGAATCGAGAGGATCAAGAGAAATAGCAAAGGAGATCACGCGCCAGATGCGAGAAAGCCTTAGTAGCCGGGGGGATGAAGTTTTGGTTTCGTCTGTGTTATCAAATGGGTATGTCGGCGATGAAAGCTCATTCAATAGGTCGGAAAATGAGTACTTACAAGAGGAAAATCTCAGCGATTCAGAGATTATGACACCAACGTCAAGACATTCTTGGGACTACATCAACAGATACAGCAGTCCGTATTCATCATCTTCCTTCAGTCGGGCATCCTATTCGCCAGAGTCATCGGTCACTAGAGAAGCTAAGAAGCGGCTTTCAGAGCGGCTGGCAATGATGACATCAACTGGGAATAGTCAAGAGCAACGACAAGTCCGGAGAAGCTCTAGCACATTAGGTGAGATGCTCGCTCTTCCAGATAAGAAGAATGTAAGATCTGGTAAAGAGGGCAATGGAGGGCCCAGCACCTCCAGCAGCAGGTCATATGGTGGAGAAAAAGAACTGAGGGGTCCACTGGCCTGCTTGTCTGGTAGTGGGAACAGGGAGGAGGGTATGGAAGATTCTCCTAGAAATCTATCAAGGTCGAGGTCTGTCCCGGTATCATCTACAGCATATGGAAAGGTTGGGTTGAGTGATGAAGTTCCTGATCCCAAAATCAGCAAGTCCATTGTTCAAAAGGAGGTAGCAAAGCCAAAGAGTGGGAAGTCATCATTCAAGGGAAAGGTTTCGAGTTTATTCTTCTCCAGGAATAAGAAACCTAGTAAAGAGAAATCTGTTCCATTTCCTTCTGTCGGAGTTCAAGTCGAATCGCAGTCTTCTGCTGCTGGAACACCAGAGATTCTCCCTGATGCAAAGCAGCTATCTGTCGGTTCGATAAGTGGGGATATTCCAGAATGTGCTAGCGATGGTGGCTTTGGAGAAGGGCATGCACTCAATCTGGTAGGATCATCATCTTCAGCTTCCATCTTGGTGGGACCGAAACTGAGCACTTGCTCTTCTGAG GCAGTTTTATCTTTGGCGAAACCCCGTGCACCTGAAAATGCAAGTGAGAACCAGGACCAGCCAAGTCCCATTTCAATTTTAGAAGCACCATTTGAAGATGATTTCAACACTCCACAATCCTCTGAAAATGTCAATGAAGACTACTGTTCAG AACCATCTGCGCGTCTCCACCACAAATCTGGATTAGCTGCCAAATCTCCTTTGATATCAGTCACACGTTCCCTTTCATGGGATGATAATGTCTCGGAAACTGCCACAACAACGTATCCATTGAAACCATCGAGCACAACAAAACCATCGGCAGTTGCCTCCAACACGGAGGAGGAAGAACGTGAAAGATTTTTGTTCGTCCAGTCATTACTCTCAGCAGCTGGTTTAGATCATAAGAAGCCCGACACAGTGTTTTCCAGATGGCATTCGGCAGCGAGCCCGTTGGACCCATTGTTGCTGGAACAATGCATGGACtggaaagaagaagatgaggagCAGCAGCCGAATGAGGCAAGGCGCCGGAAACGGAGGTTGGACAGGTGGCTTCTATTCGACTGTGTAAATGCGGCCCTGGTGGATATGTTGGGCTCTGGAACAGATGAGAACAGCCCCGGGTCAATGGATCTCTGCAGGAAGTCAGCCCCACCAGGGGGGACAGTGGCGGAGCAAGTGTGGGGAAGAGTGAGGGAGTGGGTTTTAGGGGAGACAAGGTGGTTTTCCGAGGAAAGTGAGACAAGCATGGTGGTGGAGGAGATGGTGAGGAAGGAGGTGGTGGAGAGAGGGTGGGGGGAGCTGATGAGGGTAGAGGTAGATGGGTTGGGAAGGGAGATGGAGAGGAAATTGATTGAGGAGCTGTTAGAAGAGATGCTGGTTGAATTGACTTGTGCTTTGTAA
- the LOC131239066 gene encoding pentatricopeptide repeat-containing protein At3g03580-like yields the protein MSGVHSPSKQRQSKRANTDPSLKKIAARPLLRRLEPLPFFSTYPISSLETPCEFALPASERLPHKTISSWNSLLVEFTRKHLFLDSLLSFKKLLLSPSKPERSTFPPLLKSCSSLMDADAGMGLHGFIMKYGFSSSNTVGNSVVSMYVKFGRARDALRVFEEIPFRDASSYNSLIWGFGINGFHEEALLVFEWMQDSGFSPSSGCVARVILACGELGRAEKGALVHDFVSRNGFGSDILVANSLISMYAKVGRLDRARWLFNDIPRRDLVSWNSMIVGYARSGNWVGAFDVFRSMEVENFVPNRVTFLGLILACVQAGDLDIGKSIHGHLICRGLLWDVCVGTSILDMYSKFGRVDCARVVFEEELHDRNLISWNSLIAGYSQNGHDYEAVELFLRMLHEPNVKLDSITIANVIPAYASLADLQRLRSVHGFIIKKGFELYGDVVLGTAIVDAYGKCLDIEAAFFLFNCIEKPNTATWNAMILGYNMNGQARRSMHLFLRMRGGEALPDSVTLVTILQSCSEMGSLEQGKLIHGYCLSSGFDSYLTVTNAMIGMYMICGCVKSMQVLFKSRTVRNIVTWNTVLSGSVKLGLFMIAVKLFRQMLLESQHNPDHVTMISVIQASVVSARLGEMLHGFVLKIGLDLNVLVANSLVDAYAKNGSIENARSLFEQMGHLRDQSSWNVMIAACGMNGQGEEACLLLTRMEEDGHKPNSITFISLLSSCSHSGMVDKGCEYFDLMVKKHGIQPGPEHYTCMIDMFGRAGRLEEAYRLIERMPNGSDCGVVWGALLSACRMSMNVELGELVGEWLSRLVPENCGYHSLLSNVYASAGRWDEAVKVRRVFEDGKLIKKPGLSVVNM from the exons ATGAGTGGCGTACATTCTCCAT CAAAACAGCGTCAAAGCAAACGAGCAAACACGGATCCCTCACTCAAGAAAATCGCAGCTCGACCCCTCCTCCGTCGACTCGAAcctctccctttcttctccaCCTATCCAATCTCTTCCTTGGAAACCCCTTGTGAATTCGCGCTTCCCGCATCGGAACGCCTTCCCCACAAAACCATCTCCTCATGGAATTCCCTCCTCGTCGAATTCACCCGAAAGCACCTCTTCTTGGACTCCCTCCTCTCATTCAAGAAACTCCTCCTTTCACCCTCAAAACCCGAGCGCTCCACTTTCCCTCCTCTTCTCAAGTCATGTTCGAGCCTCATGGATGCCGATGCGGGCATGGGCCTTCATGGGTTCATTATGAAATATGGGTTTTCTAGTTCGAACACGGTCGGCAATTCTGTTGTGTCTATGTATGTGAAGTTTGGTAGAGCTAGAGATGCACTCCGTGTATTCGAGGAAATTCCTTTTAGAGATGCTTCATCTTATAATTCtttgatttggggatttgggattAATGGGTTTCATGAGGAAGCGTTGTTGGTTTTTGAGTGGATGCAGGATTCAGGTTTTTCTCCCAGCTCAGGCTGTGTTGCTCGGGTGATTCTGGCTTGCGGTGAATTGGGACGGGCGGAGAAAGGGGCATTGGTTCATGATTTTGTGAGTCGAAATGGGTTTGGGTCGGATATTCTTGTTGCTAATTCATTGATTTCAATGTATGCAAAGGTCGGGAGATTAGATCGAGCACGTTGGCTTTTTAATGATATACCTAGAAGGGATCTAGTGTCTTGGAACTCGATGATTGTTGGTTATGCACGAAGTGGGAATTGGGTTGGAGCTTTTGATGTATTCCGATCCATGGAGGTTGAAAACTTTGTCCCAAATCGTGTTACTTTCTTGGGTTTGATTCTGGCTTGTGTGCAAGCGGGAGATCTGGATATAGGGAAAAGCATACATGGCCATTTGATTTGTAGGGGGCTGTTGTGGGATGTCTGCGTGGGAACTTCCATCTTGGATATGTACTCAAAGTTTGGGAGAGTTGATTGTGCCCGTGTTGTGTTCGAAGAAGAATTGCATGATAGAAATTTGATTTCATGGAATTCTCTAATTGCTGGGTATTCTCAAAATGGGCATGATTATGAGGCAGTGGAGCTTTTTCTCCGAATGCTCCATGAACCAAATGTGAAACTGGATTCGATCACCATCGCTAATGTCATTCCTGCATATGCGAGTTTAGCAGATTTGCAAAGACTCCGATCAGTCCATGGGTTCATTATCAAGAAAGGTTTTGAATTgtatggtgatgttgttttgggtACTGCAATAGTTGATGCCTATGGCAAGTGTTTGGATATTGAGGCTGCCTTTTTCTTGTTCAATTGCATAGAGAAACCCAATACGGCCACTTGGAATGCGATGATCCTGGGATATAATATGAACGGTCAGGCTCGTCGGAGCATGCACCTCTTCCTTCGAATGCGTGGTGGTGAGGCTTTGCCAGATTCTGTCACTCTGGTTACTATCCTTCAGTCATGCAGTGAGATGGGATCTCTAGAACAAGGCAAGTTGATCCATGGATACTGTCTTTCAAGtggttttgattcatatttaacTGTAACCAATGCCATGATAGGCATGTATATGATCTGTGGGTGCGTGAAAAGTATGCAAGTCCTTTTCAAATCGAGGACTGTTCGAAACATTGTCACGTGGAACACAGTGCTTTCTGGATCCGTAAAACTTGGCCTTTTCATGATTGCTGTGAAATTATTTCGCCAAATGCTGTTGGAAAGCCAGCATAACCCAGACCATGTCACGATGATCTCTGTAATCCAAGCTAGTGTTGTTTCAGCTCGTCTTGGTGAAATGCTGCATGGTTTTGTGTTGAAGATTGGGCTTGATTTGAATGTATTGGTTGCCAATTCTCTCGTTGATGCCTACGCAAAGAATGGATCTATAGAAAATGCACGGTCCTTATTCGAGCAAATGGGTCATTTGAGAGATCAAAGCTCGTGGAATGTTATGATTGCAGCTTGTGGAATGAATGGGCAAGGGGAAGAGGCATGCTTGCTCCTAACGCGGATGGAAGAAGATGGTCATAAACCAAATTCCATAACCTTCATCTCTCTGCTCTCTTCTTGTAGTCATTCTGGCATGGTTGACAAAGGGTGTGAATATTTTGATTTGATGGTCAAGAAGCATGGGATTCAACCAGGCCCAGAGCATTACACGTGCATGATCGATATGTTTGGACGGGCTGGGAGATTGGAAGAAGCTTATCGGTTGATTGAGAGAATGCCCAATGGGTCGGATTGTGGCGTTGTTTGGGGAGCTCTTTTGAGTGCTTGTAGGATGAGCATGAATGTTGAGCTTGGGGAGCTTGTGGGAGAATGGCTTTCAAGACTGGTGCCAGAGAACTGTGGGTACCATTCTCTGTTGTCGAATGTGTATGCCTCTGCCGGCAGGTGGGATGAGGCAGTAAAGGTGAGGAGAGTGTTTGAAGATGGAAAGCTTATAAAGAAACCAGGATTAAGTGTTGTGAATATGTGA